The Falco biarmicus isolate bFalBia1 chromosome 20, bFalBia1.pri, whole genome shotgun sequence genome window below encodes:
- the ADAMTS8 gene encoding LOW QUALITY PROTEIN: A disintegrin and metalloproteinase with thrombospondin motifs 8 (The sequence of the model RefSeq protein was modified relative to this genomic sequence to represent the inferred CDS: deleted 1 base in 1 codon) translates to MGRRALLGGRAPLHLLLLCHAWALPPPPREAQPLLPARLPAPPGQLALRLAAFGRAVVLRLRPDAAFLAPRLRLQRLGGRRPPGRAPPRRGCFYAGGVEGSPEAPAVLSRCGGGGLRAAFLLDGAAYELQPLGHPAPGPPWRRLHRLQRRAAPPGPPAAPGPPPPRRARRFVSQARYVETLLVADASMVRFYGEDVENHVLTLMSMAARIYKHPSLKNSINLVVVKVLVVDEAAAGPEVSDNGGLTLRNFCSWQQKFNPTSDRHPEHYDTAILLTRQDFCGHQSCDTLGVADIGTMCDRNKSCSVIEDEGLQAAYTLAHELGHVLSMPHDDSKTCERLFGPLGKHHMMAPLFIHLNKTQPWSPCSAMYLTEFLDGGHGDCLLDAPANPLALPVELPGQKALYSLDQQCQQIFGKDFQHCPNTTEEDICAQLWCRTGSGEPLCHTKNGSLPWADGTPCKGDGLCWDGRCMPQDALKPQPAVDGGWGPWSSWGSCSRTCGGGVQFSYRHCDSPKPQHGGWYCEGQRAKYQSCHTDECPPDGKSFREQQCEKYNGYNFTDLEGNRLEWVPKYAGVSPRDRCKLFCRARGRSEFKVFEARVIDGTLCGPETLSICVHGQCVKAGCDHIVGSSKKLDKCGVCGGNGSTCRKISGSLNRSKYGYNDIVTIPAGATNIDIKQRSHRGVRHDGNYLALRTLEGKYLLNGDFAISAMEQDILINGTILKYSGSMTTLERLQSFRQLPEPLTVQLLTIASEVFPPKVKYTFFIPKDVPFSKQKGKEKKSANVIRPMLTSQWVLGDWSECSKTCGSGWQRRTVDCRDVEGQTSSTCDRALKPEDIKPCGDVPCPLWRLDPWSPCSQTCGEGMRTRNASCIDYTGKITAPEKCSSPGPPPATATCLLRQC, encoded by the exons atggggcggcgggcgctgctGGGGGGCCGCGCCCCGctccacctgctgctgctgtgccacgCGTGGGCactgccg ccccccccgcgggAGGCGCAGCCGCTGCTGCCCGCCCGCCTGCCCGCACCGCCGGGGCAGCTGGCCCTGCGCCTGGCCGCCTTCGGCCGCGCCGTCGTCCTCCGCCTGCGCCCCGACGCCGCTTTCCTGGCCCCCCGCCTCCGCCTGCAGCGCCTGGGGGGGCGCCGGCCGCCGGGACgggcgccgccgcgccgggggtGCTTCTACGCGGGGGGCGTCGAGGGGAGCCCCGAGGCGCCCGCCGTGCTCAGCCgctgcggcgggggggggctcCGCGCCGCCTTCCTCCTCGACGGGGCGGCCTACGAGCTGCAGCCGCTCGGGCATCCCGCGCCCGGGCCGCCCTGGCGCCGCCTGCACCGGCTgcagcgccgcgccgccccgccgggcccccccgccgcgcccgggccgccgccgccccgccgcgcccgccgcttCGTCTCGCAGGCGCGGTACGTGGAGACGCTGCTGGTGGCCGACGCGTCCATGGTGCGCTTCTACGGGGAGGACGTGGAG AACCATGTCCTGACCCTGATGTCCATGGCTGCTCGCATCTACAAGCACCCCAGCCTGAAGAACTCCATCAACCTGGTCGTGGTGAAGGTGCTGGTGGTGGACGAGGCGGCAGCGGGGCCAGAGGTGTCCGACAACGGCGGGCTCACCCTGCGCAacttctgcagctggcagcaaaagTTCAACCCCACAAGTGACCGGCACCCGGAGCACTACGACACTGCCATCCTGCTGACGAGACAG GATTTCTGCGGACACCAAAGCTGCGACACGCTGGGAGTGGCGGATATTGGCACCATGTGTGACCGCAACAAAAGCTGCTCGGTGATCGAGGACGAGGGCCTGCAGGCAGCCTACACCCTGGCTCACGAACTGG gccACGTGCTCAGCATGCCCCATGATGACTCCAAGACCTGCGAGCGGCTCTTCGGGCCCCTCGGCAAGCACCACATGATGGCCCCTCTTTTCATCCACTTGAACAAGACCCAGCCCTGGTCTCCTTGCAGCGCCATGTACCTCACTGAGTTTCTAGATGGAGGGCACG GCGACTGCTTGTTGGATGCCCCAGCCAAccccctggccctgcctgtgGAGCTGCCCGGCCAAAAAGCCCTCTACAGCCTGGACCAGCAATGCCAGCAGATCTTCGGCAAGGACTTCCAGCACTGCCCCAACACCACAGAGGAGGACATCTGCGCCCAGCTCTGGTGCAGGACCGGCAGTGGGGAGCCCCTCTGCCACACCAAGAACGGCAGCTTGCCATGGGCCGATGGCACCCCCTGCAAAGGCGATGGGCTATGCTGGGATGGCCGCTGCATGCCACAAGATGCCCTGAAGCCCCAG CCGGCGGTGGACGGTGGCTGGGGCCCATGGAGCTCCTGGGGCTCCTGCTCCCGGACCTGCGGCGGTGGCGTGCAGTTCTCCTACCGGCACTGCGACAGCCCCAAGCCCCAGCACGGCGGCTGGTACTGCGAGGGCCAGCGTGCCAAGTACCAGTCCTGTCACACCGACGAGTGCCCGCCGGACG GGAAAAGCTTTCGGGAGCAGCAGTGCGAGAAGTACAATGGCTACAACTTTACGGATCTGGAAGGGAATCGCCTGGAGTGGGTTCCCAAGTACGCGGGAGTGTCCCCCCGGGATCGATGCAAGCTCTTTTGCCGAGCCAGAGGGAGGAGCGAATTTAAAGTCTTCGAGGCCAGA GTGATTGACGGGACGCTGTGTGGACCCGAGACCCTCTCCATCTGTGTCCACGGGCAGTGCGTCAAGGCTGGCTGCGACCACATCGTTGGGTCCTCCAAGAAGCTGGACAAGTGCGGGGTGTGCGGTGGCAACGGCTCCACTTGCAGGAAAATCTCCGGCTCACTCAACCGATCCAA ATACGGCTACAACGACATTGTCACCATCCCTGCCGGGGCAACCAACATCGACATCAAACAGCGCAGCCACAGAGGAGTCCGTCACGATGGGAATTACCTGGCCCTGAGGACCCTGGAGGGCAAGTACCTGCTGAACGGAGACTTTGCCATCTCAGCCATGGAGCAGGACATCCTCATTAACGGGACCATCCTGAAATACAGTGGCTCCATGACGACCCTGGAGAGGCTGCAGAGCTTCCGACAGCTCCCGGAGCCCCTGACCGTCCAGCTGCTGACCATCGCTAGTGAGGTCTTCCCACCCAAAGTCAAGTACACCTTCTTCATCCCCAAGGATGTCCCTTTCAGCAAGCAGAAGGGCAAAGAGAAGAAGTCAGCCAATGTCATCCGACCGATGCTGACCTCCCAGTGGGTCCTGGGCGACTGGTCCGAGTGCTCCAAGACATGTGGCTCCGGCTGGCAGAGGCGGACGGTGGATTGCCGAGACGTGGAGGGTCAAACCTCCTCCACCTGTGACAGAGCCCTCAAGCCTGAGGACATCAAGCCCTGTGGAGATGTCCCCTGCCCGCTCTGGCGCCTGGATCCCTGGTCCCCCTGCTCCCAAACTTGCGGTGAGGGCATGCGGACACGCAACGCCTCTTGCATCGATTACACCGGTAAAATCACTGCCCCGGAGAAATGCAGCTCACCGGGGCCACCGCCAGCCACCGCCACCTGCCTGCTGCGGCAGTGCTGA